GCGGGGCGAGTGAGGCGGCGGCGCTGGCTTTGGGGCAGGCCAAGGCCGGTGCGCGGCTGGTCAGCGCGGTAGAGCACGACTGCATCCTGCAGGCGGCGCCCGATGCGGAGCGGCTGCGCGTGGGCGCGGACGGCACGCTCGATATTGAAAACCTGCGCGAGGCGGTGCAGCGGGAGCGCCCGCTGGTGGCCGTGCAGCAGGTCAATTCGGAAACCGGGGCGGTGCAGGATCTTGCCAGCGTTGCGGCCGTGGTCGGCGAGGCTGGCGGCCTTCTGCTGGCCGATTGCGCGCAAGCTGCGGGCAAGCTGGCCACGCCGCCTTGTGACATGGCCATGGTCTCCGCCCACAAGTTTGGCGGCCCGATCGGCATCGGCGCATTGCTGGTGAAGGATTACGCCATGCTTGAAGCAAGCGGCGGGCACGAGCGTGGTTACCGCCGCGGGACGGAAAACCTGCCGGGCGTATTAGGCATGGTTGCCGCGCTTGAGGCTGGCGCGTCACGGCCCTGGCTGGGCGAAGGTGTGGAAGCGGCGATTGCGTCGCTGGCTGTCAGCGTCCGGGAAGCGGGCGGCACTTGGCTCTCCGACCGGCTGGCTAACAGCTGCGGCTACATACAATCCATCGCCATGCCCGGCATGAGCGCGCAGGCACAGGTCATGCGCTTCGACATGGCGGGTTTCGCGGTTTCGCAGGGCAGCGCGTGCTCCAGCGGGACGATGAAGACCAGCCACGTGCTGGACGCCATCGGTGTTGAGCCGGACGTGGCGGCGAACACCATCCGCGCCAGCTTCGGCTGGACCACGACGCCCGCGGATGTGGAACGGTTCCGCGCTGCATGGCTTGAGATGAACACATGATCTACCTCGATTACCAGTCCACCACCCCGCTCGCACCCGAAGCGCGCGATGCCATGCTGCAATGGCTCGACACCAGCGAGGGCAGCGGATTCGGCAATCCGCATTCGCCGCACCGCATGGGCCGTCAGGCGGGCGCGGCGATCGACCTTGCTCGCGAGCAGGTCGGCGCGCTGCTGCCGGCGGGCGGGCGGGTGATCTTCACCGGCAATGCGTGCGAGGCGATCAACCTGGCCATGCGCGGCACGGCGCAGCATCGGGGCGCACAAGGCGGTGCGGTGAGCGTCTCCGCCATCGAGCATGCGGCGGTGTGGGACACGGCGGAGGCCATTGGAAAGCGTCACGTCCTGAACGTCGCCACCAATGGGCAGTGCAACACCAACCAGGATTTGCCGCAGGACACGCGGCTCGTCTGCGTGATGCAGGTGAATAACGAGATCGGCACGATCCAGCCCACGGTCGAATGGCATCGCAAGGCGAAGGAGAACAACGCGCTGTTCCTGTGCGATGCGGTGCAAAGCTACGGCAAGATGGAGGTGACGGGGGCGGACATGATCGCCATCTCCGCGCACAAGATCCACGGCCCCAAGGGCATCGGCGCGCTGTGGGTGCGCGACGGGATCGAGCTCGATCCGCAGATCACCGGCGGCCTGCAGGAACTTGGCCTGCGCTCCGGCACGCTCAGCCCGGCGCTGTGCGCTGCATTTGGCGCGGCCGCGGTGGTCGCGAAGGACCGGATGGAACAGGACCATGAGCATGCCGAGGAGCTGTGGACGCTGGCGCGCGACATGTTCGCGGACAATTGGGCGCTCAATGGCGATGAGGACACGCGCTGGCACGGCAACCTCAATGTCCGGCGCAAGGGGCTGGATGTGGCCCGGCTGATGAGCGAGTGCCGCAATGTAATGTTCTCCGCTGGCAGCGCCTGCGCCAGCGGATCGGGCAAGACCAGCCATGTGCTCAAAGCCATCGGTCTTTCCGACAAGGCGGCGAAAAGCTCCATCCGCGTGGGCTGGGGGCGCTACACTTCGCGCGAGGATGTGGAACAGGGCATCGGCGCAATCCTGAAGGCGGCAAACTCGCAATGAGCATCACCGTGCATTTCACCAGCCGCGATGGCGACCGTCACACCGCCATAGCGGAGCCCGGCGACAATCTGCTGCGCGTGGCACAGGCTGCCGGCATGCCGCTGGAGGGCACGTGCGAGGGGCAGATGGCATGCTCCACCTGCCATGTGGTCGTCGCCGCCGAATGGTTCGACAGACTGGCGGAGCCGAGCGAGGAGGAGGAGGACATGCTGGACCTGGCCGCCAATGTCCGGCGCACCAGCCGCCTGTCCTGCCAGGTCGACCTGACGCCGGAGTTGGACGGGCTGGAGGTGGAAATCCCCGCCGAAAGCCACGACGCGCGGCTGTTCTGACGGGGATTCTCCAGGGTCAGAAGGGGACGCTCGCCCCCAGATAAGCGCTCAGCGAGCTGCGCGATTTGCGGCCCATTTCTGCCGATGCACCGCCGCGCAGGTCCACGCCGCCGAGGCTGCCAGACAAGCCGATGGCCACTTCTGCATAATCCGTGTCGCCATTGGCATAGCTGGAGGTGAAGGACACCGGCGCACCGCGCGGCGTAACCGTGAACTTCAGCGGATCGTCTTCGAATTCGCGGACGTAGCTCATGCGCATGAAGAAGCCGGTCCCGCTATCCAGCGGTGCGGATGCGACAAAGCCGGCGCGGCCGGTCACGCTTTCGTATTCCAGCTCGCCAAGCGTAAGCGAGGTCGAGAAATCGCCGCCTTCGGTGAAGCCGTCCACCTGGACGCGCTCGTAGGAAAGGCTGACTTCCGGGCCCAGCCGCACGGGCGAGGACAACAGGTCGAAGCCGACCGATGCCTGCGCACCGAACAGGTCGCTATCCACGTCGGACACCTGGCGGCGCACGGCCGGGCCAAGTGCGATGTCGCGCTTCAGATGCGTATCGCCCTGGCCGTAAGTCACGTCGGCCATCACGCGCACTGGCCCGAAGCCCGCGCGGGCGAAGCCGCTGATGGTCCATGTGTCGCTGTCCATCTGCCCGATATCGCCGCGCCCGGTCAGCGTGCCCTCGCCGCTGCGATAGCCCGCCGCGAGGCCGAAGCCGACGGTGTCGGACATGGCGTAATTCACGCCCAGCGTGCCGCTGACGGCGTCCTGCTCGAAGTTGGAGGGGAAGCTGTCGCTCGTCCGGTCATAGGCCGCATTGCCGAACAGCGAGAGGCCGCTGGAGGATGCCGCGCCGTTGCGCTGTGCGCCTTCGATCTGGGTGCGCTGCACGCGGATGGCGCGCTGCCCGTCCATCGCGATGGTGCCGGGCAGGGTGAAGCCGGTGAACAGGCTGGCAATGGCCTGCCCCTGGATCTGCTGCGTGATGCCAGCGGGGTGCACGTCATCTGCCTGCAGGTAAGTGCGGTTGGCGTCCGGCGTGACGTAGTCCTCTGGGCCGCAGGTCAGGGAAGAGCCGATGCAGGCCGTCCCCGTGGTGTTCACGATCCCGAAAACGCCGGGGTCGGCCACAATCTCGTCGAACAGCATCGCGGTGTCGAAGAACAGGACGTTGGACCCGTTGGCCGCCAGCGCAGCCTTGTATGTCGTGTTGAACAGGTCCAGGCCCGGGCTGTTCGACTGGATGGACATGGTGACGATTAGCGGCGCGCCGAGCCCTTCGAGGCGCTGCACCTGCCCGGCAAGCGCGGTGGCGGAGCCGGTCAGCAGTGTCGGATCGATGCCGCCGCCGGCCAGGAAGTTGAAGTAATCGTTCCCGCCGCCCTGGATATAGACGATGTCGCCCGGCCGGAACGTGCCGCCTGATGCCACGAAATTATCGATCTGCGAGGCGACCGGGATCGCCAGCGTGGACAGCGGGTTCGGCTGCACGATGCGCGCGCCGCCGACGGCGTAATTCGTACCGCCGCCGAGGTAAGCCGTCTTCAGGTCGTATCCCAGCAGGGCTGCAAACACTTCCGGCGCGACCGGATCGGGGTTGGTGGTGAAGCTGCCTTCACCGGGCGGCAGGGGGAGGAACTGCTGGAAATACCCGCCATCGGAAAGGCTGTCGCCAAATACGATGATGCGTTCGGCAACCGGCTCCAGCGAAGTCTGCGCGGCTGCGGGTACGGCAGCAAAGGCGGCCAGCGCCGTCCCGGCAGACAGGACGGCTTGCAAAATCTTACTCTTCAAAATTTCTCTCCCAATCGACCCTAGGATCGTCCCGGCAGCGATTCTGCGCGCTTTTGGCCGGGCGATCTGCCGGAAATAATGGCATTTCCCGCGCACCGCCCACAAGCGGAATTGTCGCGTTTGAACGCTTTTGGTCGATGATCCCGTTGCCGGTGGGCGGCCGGGAACAGGCGCTTTCCCTCGTGCCATGGGACTTTCGTCATCTACGCCGAGTGCCATATTTATCACACGAGTGGTGCCAAAAAACAATTATTCTTTCAAAGGGTTGGCAAGGCGCTGTTGCACCGCGACAGGGGCCGCCTCCAATCAAGGGAAATCTCAATGAAAACCAATGTTTCTTTCGCGCTGGCCGCGCTTTGCGGCCTGCTGTCCACCCCTGCCATGGCGCAGGACGGTGAATTCTCCATCGGCGTCCTGGCCGGCGCGGATAACGTCAAGGTCAAGGACGGCGGCTCCGAGACGGACGTGATGTACGGCGTCACTGCCGGTTACGACTTCAACCTCGAAGGCGGCCTCGTTGTCGGCCTGCAGGTCGAAGCTTCGGATTCCGAAGTGAAGGAAGTCGAGCGCGATGTGTTCTTCGCGGGCGACACCGTCACCACCGAAGCCACCCGCGACCTCTATGTCGGCGCGCGCGTCGGCTACCGCACGGGCCCAGCCCTGATCTATGCCAAGGCTGGCTATTCCAACGCAGGCCTGCGCACCAACTTCCAGCTCGGCACGGTGAACGAGACCGACAACGACACGCTCGACGGCGTCCGTCTGGGCGCCGGCGTGGAATATCCGGTTGGTGACATGTTCGCCGTTCGCGCCGAATATCGTTACACGGATTACAAGGCCGTGACCCTGCCGAATTCGACGGCCACGATCGACTTTTCGCGCCATCAGGGCGTGATCGCCGCGGTCGTGAAGTTCTAAGCCTTCGCGCTTCGCAGCTTGCTGCAAAGACAAGGAAGAGGCCCGCAATCTCGCGATTGCGGGCCTTTTCTGTATTCGGATTCGGGCCGATTAGGCGAGTTCGGGAATCTCCACCTTCTCCACCGCTTCGATCAGCGCTTCACTGAATGCGGGAATGTCATCGGGGTTGCGGCTGGTGATCAGATTGCCATCCTGGGCCACTTCCTGGTCCACGACATTGCCGCCGGCATTGGCGAGGTCCTTGCGCAGGCTGGGCCAGCTGGTGACGGTCCGGCCCTTCACGATGTCGGCTTCCACCAGCATCCACGGCGCGTGACAGATGGCCGCGATCGGCTTGCCCTGGTCGTTGAAGTCGCGGACCAGCTGCACGGCCTTGTCCTGCATGCGCAGGATGTCCGGGTTGATCTGGCCGCCGGGCAGCAGCAGCGCGTCGAATTCCTGCGCCTCGGCTTCGTCCAGCGTCAGGTCGACGTTTACGTCGCTGCCCCAGTCATTCTCATCCCAGCCGGTGATGCTGCCATCTTCCATGCTGACGACGACGGTTTCGAAACCGGCGCTTTCGAGGTTGGCCTTGGGCTTTTCCAGTTCGGACTGTTCGAAGCCGTCGGTGGCGAGGATCATGATGCGTTTTGGCACGGGGTATCTCCTGTTGGTTCTTGCTGCATCAACGGCTGTTGAAAGCGGTGCGTTCCCCGCTGTTCCACGGGGCGTGCGCGGTGTAGGGCGAGCCGCATGGCCGATTTGATCGACAACGAAAAAGACCCCTTCGACGCTATCGTGGACGCGCCTTTCGACAGCGCCCTGTCGGAACGGTATCTTGTCTACGCGCTCTCCACGATCACCGCGCGCAGCCTGCCGGACCTGCGTGACGGGCTGAAGCCCGTGCACCGCCGCCTGCTGTGGGCGATGCGGAGCATGAAGCTTTCGCCGGACAGCGCCTTCAAGAAATCGGCCCGCGTGGTGGGGGACGTGATCGGCAAGTACCACCCGCATGGCGATGTGGCGGTCTATGACGCCATGGTGCGCCTCGCCCAGCCGTTCACGCTGCGGTACCCGCTGGTGGAAGGGCAGGGCAATTTCGGCAATATCGACGGCGATAATGCGGCCGCCTACCGCTACACCGAATGCCGCCTGACGAAGACCGCCATGGCTCTGATGGAAGGGCTGGACGAAGGCACGGTCGACTTCATCCCGACTTACAATGGCGAGGAGCATGAGCCGGAGATCTTCCCCGGCATCTTCCCCAACCTGCTGGCCAATGGTGCCAGCGGCATCGCGGTGGGCATGGCCACCAGCATCCCCAGTCACAACGTGGCCGAAGTGGTGGATGCGGCGTTGGAACTAATCGACAATCCGCATGCCGAACATGCCCGCCTGATGGAGCTGTTCCAGGGGCCGGACTTTGCCACCGGCGGCCGGATCGTGGACAGCGCAGCGGCAATCTCGCAGGCTTATGAGACGGGCCGGGGCAGCTTCCGCGTGCGTGGGCGCTTCTATGCAGCCGACGCGGCGGATGCGGCGGACCGCGAGGCCGGGATCGAACGGATCAAGGGCGGCGGATACCAGCTGGTGGTGTCCGAAATCCCTTACCAGGTGCCCAAGGGCAAGCTGATCGAGCAGATCGCGGCGGCCATCAACGACAAGAAGCTGCCGATCCTGGAGGACGTGCGCGACGAGAGTGACGAGGACATCCGCCTCGTCCTGATCCCCAAGAGCCGCAATGTCGATCCGGAGCTGCTGAAGGAATCGCTCTACAAGCTGACCGACCTGGAGACGCGCTTCTCCCTCAACCTCAACGTGCTGGATGCCACCCGCACGCCGATGGTCATGGGGCTGAAGGAAGTCCTGCAGAACTGGATCACCGCGCAGATCGAGATCCTGCAGCGGCGCACCCAGCACCGGCTGGACAAGATCGCGCAGCGGCTGGAGCTGGTCGAAGGCTACATCATCGCCTTCCTCAACCTGGACCGCGTGATCGAGATCATCCGGACCGAGGACGAACCCAAGCCGGTGATGATGGCCGAATTCAGCCTGACCGACCGGCAGGCCGAAGCGATCCTCAACATGCGGCTGCGCAGTTTGCGCAAGCTGGAGGAAATGCAGCTGCGCGGCGAGAAGGACGACCTGCTGAAGGAGCAGGACGACCTTGAAAAGCTGCTCGCCAGCCCGGCCCGCCAGCGCACGCGCCTGAAGAAGGACCTGAAGGCGCTGCACAAGGATTACGGCGCGGATACGCCGCTGGGCCGCCGCCGCACGACCATTGCCGAAGCTGCCCCCACGGTGGAATTCAGCATGGACGCGATGATCGAGAAGGAACCGGTCACCGTCATCATGAGCCAGAAGGGCTGGGTCCGCGCGGCGAAGGGCCACGTGGAGCTGGGCGAGGATGGCTGCGGCGACTTCAAGTACAAGGACGGCGACGGGCCGGCCTTCGCGCTGCATGCGCAGACGACCGACAAGATCCTGCTCGCCGCCGATGACGGGCGTTTCTACACGCTGGGCGCGGACAAACTGCCCGGCGCGCGCGGCTTCGGCGAGCCGGTGCGCAACACGCTGGATATTCCCGCCGAGGCGCAGATCGCGGCGATGATCCTGCACGCACCCGGGCGGCAGGTGCTGCTCGCCAATTCGCTGGGCAAGGGTTTTGCCGCCGTGACGGACGAGCTGCTGGCCGAAACCCGTAAGGGCCGCCAGGTGGTGAACCTGAAGAACGGCGCGCGCCTTGCCGTGGTGCAGCCGATCGACGAGGCGGACGACCATGTCGCCGTGGTGGGCGAAAACCGCAAGCTGGTGGTTTTCAACCTCGAAGAACTTCCCGTCATGGGCCGCGGGCAGGGCGTGCAGCTGCAACGCTACCGCGATGGCGGCCTGTCCGATGCAAAGACGTTCCGGCTGGAGGATGGCCTCAGCTGGCAGATGGGCGGCAAGGGCGACCGGACGCGCACGGAAACCGACATCTGGCAGTGGAAGGTCGCGCGCGGCGCCGCGGGGCGCCTGCCGCCGCAGGGTTTCCCGAAGGACAACACCTTCCGCTAGGGAACTCTGCTTAGGCGCACGGTGCCAAGGCCTTGACCTTGCGGGCCTAAGCCGTGGCCATGACCGGCCCCAAACCCATCCCGCTTTCCGCCCAGACGCACCGGCTTGCCGGCCGAGTGCGGGTGTCTGTCACCTTTGCCCTGGCGGTTCTGGTGGCAGGCTTTGCCGGCTTCGGCCTCGCTGCGCTGGGGGCCGTGGCGATGGCCGTCATCCATTTCTTCGCGCGCGACGTGCGCCTTGCCCGTCATGGCCGGGGCATGGTGGCGGAACTGGCTGTCCGTAATGGCCGGCTCACCGAAACGCTGCATGACCTGGAGGAAAAGGTGCGCCTGCTGCAGTTGGCGGAAGCAGCCATGCATATGGGCCACTGGCGGCTGGACCTGACGGACGACAGCATGTTCTGGTCGGACGAGACTTACCGCATCCATGGCCTGCCCATCGGGCAGATCCCCTCGCTGGCCGATGCGATCGATTTCTATCACCCCGACGACCGCGCCATCGTGACGAGCGCGGTGGACGAGTCACGCATTACCGGCGAATCTTATCGCTTCCGCGCGCGCCTGATCCGGGCCGATGGCGCGATGCGCCACACCGAGGCGATAGCGATGGTTGAGATGGGCGAGGATGGCTCTCCCGCGGCCATGTTCGGCATCTTTGCCGACCGCACCGACGAGGTGGAGCTGCGCAACGAGCTGGTCGATGCGCGTGACGAGGCCCGCCGCGCCGCCAGCGCCAAGAGCGAATTCCTTGCCCGGATGAGCCACGAAATCCGCACGCCCATGAACGGCGTCGTGGGCTTTGCGGACTTGCTGCTGCGCGGAGAATTGCCCGAACAGCAGCGCCACCATGCCGAACTGATTGCGGAAAGCGGCAAGTCGCTGATGATGCTGCTGAACGATATCCTCGACCTGTCGAAGATCGAGGCGGGCGAGATGTCGCTGCATGTCGACAATGTGGACCTGCCGCACCTCGCGCGCTCCGCCATCCGGCTGGTGGAACCGGCTGCGCGGGAGAAAGGCCTGCACCTGGACCTGACCGTGGCGGACAGCGTGCCGCGCTACATCCGCGCCGATGCGTTGCGCCTGCGCCAGGTGGTCAACAACTTGCTGAACAATGCGGTTAAGTTCACCGACAGCGGCTTTGTTGCGCTAAGCCTGGATTGCGACGGCGACCTGCTGGAAATCGCCGTAAAGGACACAGGCATCGGCATTGCCGAGGAGGAGCAGAAGCTGGTCTTCGACGCATTCGGGCAGGCGGATGGCCCGGTTGCGAGCGAGCGCGGCGGGACTGGCCTGGGCCTTGCCATCTGCCACCAGCTTGCGGGCCTGATGAAGGGTTCGCTCACGCTGGCCAGCCAGCCGGGCATGGGCAGCCGCTTCAGCCTGCGCTTCCCACTGGTGAAGGCGAAGGTGGAGCCGGAAAGCCAGCGCACCGGCCCCAAATCCGCCAGCACCGGCAACTGGCAGGGCCGCGTGCTGCTGGCAGAGGATTACGACATCAACCAGATGCTGGTCGCTGCAATGGCGGAGGAAATCGGGCTGGAACTCGACATGGCCGAGAACGGGCGCGAGGCGGTGGACATGGCGCAGGCGGCAGAGGCCGCCGGCACGCCCTATGCGCTGCTGCTGATGGATTTGCAGATGCCCCAGATGGACGGGATAGAAGCGGCGGAGGCGCTGCGCACAGGCGGCATCGGCCCGGACCGGCTGCCGATTGTGGCGC
This genomic interval from Paraurantiacibacter namhicola contains the following:
- a CDS encoding cysteine desulfurase family protein, with the translated sequence MPQEPASRIYLDHAATSPLRPEARAAMEEGFRIWANPSSPHAEGRAARRALEDARERVKAVLGWDGEVIFTSGASEAAALALGQAKAGARLVSAVEHDCILQAAPDAERLRVGADGTLDIENLREAVQRERPLVAVQQVNSETGAVQDLASVAAVVGEAGGLLLADCAQAAGKLATPPCDMAMVSAHKFGGPIGIGALLVKDYAMLEASGGHERGYRRGTENLPGVLGMVAALEAGASRPWLGEGVEAAIASLAVSVREAGGTWLSDRLANSCGYIQSIAMPGMSAQAQVMRFDMAGFAVSQGSACSSGTMKTSHVLDAIGVEPDVAANTIRASFGWTTTPADVERFRAAWLEMNT
- a CDS encoding cysteine desulfurase family protein, which produces MIYLDYQSTTPLAPEARDAMLQWLDTSEGSGFGNPHSPHRMGRQAGAAIDLAREQVGALLPAGGRVIFTGNACEAINLAMRGTAQHRGAQGGAVSVSAIEHAAVWDTAEAIGKRHVLNVATNGQCNTNQDLPQDTRLVCVMQVNNEIGTIQPTVEWHRKAKENNALFLCDAVQSYGKMEVTGADMIAISAHKIHGPKGIGALWVRDGIELDPQITGGLQELGLRSGTLSPALCAAFGAAAVVAKDRMEQDHEHAEELWTLARDMFADNWALNGDEDTRWHGNLNVRRKGLDVARLMSECRNVMFSAGSACASGSGKTSHVLKAIGLSDKAAKSSIRVGWGRYTSREDVEQGIGAILKAANSQ
- a CDS encoding 2Fe-2S iron-sulfur cluster-binding protein, with protein sequence MSITVHFTSRDGDRHTAIAEPGDNLLRVAQAAGMPLEGTCEGQMACSTCHVVVAAEWFDRLAEPSEEEEDMLDLAANVRRTSRLSCQVDLTPELDGLEVEIPAESHDARLF
- a CDS encoding autotransporter outer membrane beta-barrel domain-containing protein is translated as MKSKILQAVLSAGTALAAFAAVPAAAQTSLEPVAERIIVFGDSLSDGGYFQQFLPLPPGEGSFTTNPDPVAPEVFAALLGYDLKTAYLGGGTNYAVGGARIVQPNPLSTLAIPVASQIDNFVASGGTFRPGDIVYIQGGGNDYFNFLAGGGIDPTLLTGSATALAGQVQRLEGLGAPLIVTMSIQSNSPGLDLFNTTYKAALAANGSNVLFFDTAMLFDEIVADPGVFGIVNTTGTACIGSSLTCGPEDYVTPDANRTYLQADDVHPAGITQQIQGQAIASLFTGFTLPGTIAMDGQRAIRVQRTQIEGAQRNGAASSSGLSLFGNAAYDRTSDSFPSNFEQDAVSGTLGVNYAMSDTVGFGLAAGYRSGEGTLTGRGDIGQMDSDTWTISGFARAGFGPVRVMADVTYGQGDTHLKRDIALGPAVRRQVSDVDSDLFGAQASVGFDLLSSPVRLGPEVSLSYERVQVDGFTEGGDFSTSLTLGELEYESVTGRAGFVASAPLDSGTGFFMRMSYVREFEDDPLKFTVTPRGAPVSFTSSYANGDTDYAEVAIGLSGSLGGVDLRGGASAEMGRKSRSSLSAYLGASVPF
- a CDS encoding outer membrane protein; this encodes MKTNVSFALAALCGLLSTPAMAQDGEFSIGVLAGADNVKVKDGGSETDVMYGVTAGYDFNLEGGLVVGLQVEASDSEVKEVERDVFFAGDTVTTEATRDLYVGARVGYRTGPALIYAKAGYSNAGLRTNFQLGTVNETDNDTLDGVRLGAGVEYPVGDMFAVRAEYRYTDYKAVTLPNSTATIDFSRHQGVIAAVVKF
- a CDS encoding type 1 glutamine amidotransferase domain-containing protein, translated to MPKRIMILATDGFEQSELEKPKANLESAGFETVVVSMEDGSITGWDENDWGSDVNVDLTLDEAEAQEFDALLLPGGQINPDILRMQDKAVQLVRDFNDQGKPIAAICHAPWMLVEADIVKGRTVTSWPSLRKDLANAGGNVVDQEVAQDGNLITSRNPDDIPAFSEALIEAVEKVEIPELA
- the parC gene encoding DNA topoisomerase IV subunit A is translated as MADLIDNEKDPFDAIVDAPFDSALSERYLVYALSTITARSLPDLRDGLKPVHRRLLWAMRSMKLSPDSAFKKSARVVGDVIGKYHPHGDVAVYDAMVRLAQPFTLRYPLVEGQGNFGNIDGDNAAAYRYTECRLTKTAMALMEGLDEGTVDFIPTYNGEEHEPEIFPGIFPNLLANGASGIAVGMATSIPSHNVAEVVDAALELIDNPHAEHARLMELFQGPDFATGGRIVDSAAAISQAYETGRGSFRVRGRFYAADAADAADREAGIERIKGGGYQLVVSEIPYQVPKGKLIEQIAAAINDKKLPILEDVRDESDEDIRLVLIPKSRNVDPELLKESLYKLTDLETRFSLNLNVLDATRTPMVMGLKEVLQNWITAQIEILQRRTQHRLDKIAQRLELVEGYIIAFLNLDRVIEIIRTEDEPKPVMMAEFSLTDRQAEAILNMRLRSLRKLEEMQLRGEKDDLLKEQDDLEKLLASPARQRTRLKKDLKALHKDYGADTPLGRRRTTIAEAAPTVEFSMDAMIEKEPVTVIMSQKGWVRAAKGHVELGEDGCGDFKYKDGDGPAFALHAQTTDKILLAADDGRFYTLGADKLPGARGFGEPVRNTLDIPAEAQIAAMILHAPGRQVLLANSLGKGFAAVTDELLAETRKGRQVVNLKNGARLAVVQPIDEADDHVAVVGENRKLVVFNLEELPVMGRGQGVQLQRYRDGGLSDAKTFRLEDGLSWQMGGKGDRTRTETDIWQWKVARGAAGRLPPQGFPKDNTFR
- a CDS encoding PAS domain-containing hybrid sensor histidine kinase/response regulator; its protein translation is MTGPKPIPLSAQTHRLAGRVRVSVTFALAVLVAGFAGFGLAALGAVAMAVIHFFARDVRLARHGRGMVAELAVRNGRLTETLHDLEEKVRLLQLAEAAMHMGHWRLDLTDDSMFWSDETYRIHGLPIGQIPSLADAIDFYHPDDRAIVTSAVDESRITGESYRFRARLIRADGAMRHTEAIAMVEMGEDGSPAAMFGIFADRTDEVELRNELVDARDEARRAASAKSEFLARMSHEIRTPMNGVVGFADLLLRGELPEQQRHHAELIAESGKSLMMLLNDILDLSKIEAGEMSLHVDNVDLPHLARSAIRLVEPAAREKGLHLDLTVADSVPRYIRADALRLRQVVNNLLNNAVKFTDSGFVALSLDCDGDLLEIAVKDTGIGIAEEEQKLVFDAFGQADGPVASERGGTGLGLAICHQLAGLMKGSLTLASQPGMGSRFSLRFPLVKAKVEPESQRTGPKSASTGNWQGRVLLAEDYDINQMLVAAMAEEIGLELDMAENGREAVDMAQAAEAAGTPYALLLMDLQMPQMDGIEAAEALRTGGIGPDRLPIVALTANAFPEDIEKCLAAGMQGHLAKPMTLESFNREIARWLERESAAA